From Cecembia calidifontis, one genomic window encodes:
- a CDS encoding M14 family metallopeptidase — MISLIALQVTAQKGPKGTAEIPLDYYLPDGFTYDAKIPKPKDVLGFEVGEWNVDYEQLIRYFEKLAASSPRVSFEVFGYSYEKRPQVLLTITHPDNLQKIDEIKAERQKLKDPNASLNFDNMPLVLQAGYSVHGNEASGINSSLLAAYHFTAANEIADDLKNIILLIDPSLNPDGYSRYSTWVNSHRSFNLNGDPNTRELSEAWPGGRGNHYWFDLNRDWLLVQHPESQNRVKKFQEWLPNIYLDYHEMGSNATFFFQPGIPSRDHPLIPKKTVELTEKIAQYHVKAMEEIGSLYYAKESFDEYYFGYGSTYPDIQGSIGILFEQASSRGHLQESNYGPLTFAFTVRNQFRVSISSFEAAKEMRKEINQSMHNFYKTAIQEANADTDKAFIFGSKTDGARSYHLAEMIKQHAIDIFALNEDITVNGVPFAKGNSYIVPLNQPQYRLIKAFFETRNEFRDSLFYDVSAWTMPMAFNLDYMALSSRILNLANVSPLDKNFSLPAGTVKGEKEAYAYGFGWEGYYAPKAAYELMQKGYLVRVSHEPITLADKTVLQRGSILVSMPRDPKEKTAKDLDNELEKIAKETGLTIHAIPSGYTGGINLGSPEIDVLKKPEMALLVGTGVVSLEAGEIWHLMDQRMDVPITLLPTERLSATDLSRYNVIVMPNGPYNTFGKEEAEKIKSWTSAGGTLIARGNALTWLNKQELVKLEFKEDKEAEEKKPAQPYADFTKNTGVRMTSGTIFHANLDITHPLGYGYDKGAIYTFRNSNQFLMPAKNPYANPMVYTDKPLASGYVHPENLEKIKNTAVVQVKRLGSGRVIALVDNPNFRATWLGTNKLFLNAVFFGQTIKPGTAD; from the coding sequence ATGATATCCTTAATAGCCTTGCAGGTTACTGCCCAAAAAGGCCCAAAAGGAACCGCCGAAATCCCATTGGATTATTACCTGCCCGATGGCTTTACTTATGATGCCAAGATCCCAAAACCCAAAGATGTATTGGGTTTTGAAGTAGGAGAATGGAATGTGGATTATGAGCAATTGATCCGCTATTTTGAAAAACTGGCAGCAAGTTCTCCAAGGGTAAGCTTTGAAGTATTTGGTTATTCTTATGAAAAAAGACCTCAGGTTTTATTGACCATTACCCATCCGGATAACCTTCAAAAAATCGATGAAATCAAAGCTGAAAGGCAAAAATTGAAAGATCCTAATGCCAGCTTGAATTTTGATAACATGCCTTTGGTTTTGCAGGCAGGATATTCAGTGCATGGAAATGAAGCAAGCGGCATCAATTCTTCTCTTTTGGCAGCTTACCATTTCACCGCCGCCAATGAAATTGCCGATGACCTAAAAAACATTATTTTACTTATAGACCCTTCCCTAAATCCTGACGGCTACAGCCGCTATTCCACCTGGGTCAATTCCCATCGCTCCTTCAACCTGAACGGTGATCCCAATACCAGGGAATTATCAGAGGCATGGCCCGGGGGAAGAGGCAACCACTATTGGTTTGATCTAAATCGGGATTGGCTATTGGTACAGCATCCCGAATCACAGAACAGGGTAAAGAAATTCCAGGAATGGCTGCCGAATATCTATTTGGATTATCATGAAATGGGTAGCAATGCCACCTTCTTTTTCCAACCGGGCATACCGAGCAGAGACCATCCCTTGATTCCAAAAAAGACTGTCGAACTGACTGAAAAAATCGCACAGTACCATGTGAAAGCCATGGAGGAGATCGGGTCCTTATATTACGCGAAAGAAAGCTTCGACGAATACTATTTTGGTTATGGTTCCACCTACCCGGATATCCAAGGTTCCATTGGGATTCTTTTTGAACAGGCATCTTCCCGTGGACATTTACAGGAAAGCAACTATGGCCCATTGACTTTTGCTTTTACAGTCAGGAACCAGTTCAGGGTAAGTATCAGTTCCTTTGAAGCAGCCAAAGAAATGCGTAAGGAAATCAATCAATCCATGCACAATTTCTATAAAACTGCAATTCAGGAGGCAAATGCGGACACGGACAAGGCCTTTATATTTGGCTCAAAGACAGATGGGGCCAGAAGTTACCACTTGGCAGAAATGATCAAACAACACGCCATTGATATTTTTGCTCTGAATGAAGACATTACCGTCAATGGTGTTCCTTTTGCCAAAGGCAATTCCTATATAGTCCCCTTAAACCAGCCCCAATATAGACTGATCAAGGCATTCTTTGAAACCAGAAATGAATTCAGGGACAGCCTTTTTTATGATGTATCTGCCTGGACCATGCCGATGGCATTCAACCTGGATTACATGGCACTCAGCAGCAGAATCCTCAACCTGGCCAATGTGAGTCCATTGGATAAAAACTTCTCCTTGCCGGCCGGTACTGTCAAGGGAGAAAAAGAAGCCTATGCTTATGGTTTTGGTTGGGAAGGCTATTATGCCCCAAAAGCAGCTTATGAACTGATGCAAAAAGGTTACTTGGTAAGGGTAAGCCATGAACCTATTACCCTGGCAGATAAAACCGTTCTTCAGCGTGGCAGCATTTTGGTCAGCATGCCAAGAGATCCAAAAGAAAAAACCGCCAAAGACCTGGATAATGAACTGGAAAAAATCGCCAAAGAAACAGGATTGACCATCCATGCCATCCCCTCAGGATATACCGGGGGAATAAATTTGGGCTCACCGGAGATCGATGTATTGAAAAAGCCGGAAATGGCACTTTTAGTAGGCACAGGCGTGGTAAGTTTGGAGGCTGGAGAAATCTGGCACTTAATGGATCAGCGCATGGATGTACCCATTACCCTCTTACCAACAGAACGCCTGAGCGCTACAGATCTTAGCCGCTACAATGTCATCGTCATGCCCAATGGGCCTTACAATACCTTTGGTAAAGAAGAAGCAGAAAAAATCAAATCCTGGACTTCGGCAGGAGGCACCTTGATCGCAAGAGGCAATGCCCTAACTTGGCTCAACAAACAGGAATTGGTCAAACTCGAATTCAAAGAAGATAAAGAAGCAGAAGAGAAAAAGCCAGCCCAGCCTTATGCGGACTTTACCAAAAACACGGGAGTGAGAATGACCAGTGGCACTATTTTCCATGCCAACTTAGACATTACCCATCCATTGGGATATGGCTATGACAAAGGGGCCATTTATACTTTTAGGAATTCCAATCAATTCCTAATGCCAGCCAAAAATCCGTATGCTAATCCCATGGTGTACACAGACAAGCCCCTAGCAAGTGGCTATGTCCATCCTGAAAACCTGGAAAAGATCAAAAACACAGCAGTGGTTCAGGTCAAAAGATTGGGCAGCGGTAGGGTAATCGCTTTGGTGGACAATCCAAATTTCAGGGCAACCTGGCTCGGAACCAATAAATTGTTCCTTAATGCGGTATTCTTTGGACAGACTATTAAGCCCGGTACGGCAGATTGA